The nucleotide sequence TAGAGTATGAATATCGCCGCGAGTAGTTAATTCCAGATTACAAATAATCGTAGGCCGTTTTTATAATCTCATCATGATCAAAAGCTAATTTTGGCAAATCATCAATACTAAACCATTTGGCATCGGCAGCATCACTATCGCCTTTTAAATTTTCTTCGGAATCTATTAAACTTAAATATACTATTGAAATCATTCGGCCACGAGGATCTCTATTTGGCTTTCCAAAAGTTCCGATTTGCTCGTTATTTTTTACAACCAAACCTGTTTCTTCTTTAAGCTCTCGTTTTGCAGCATCTGGTAAATCCTCATTTTCTTCTACAAATCCGCCGGGCAAAGCCCATTCTCCTTTAAATGGATCGTTTTTGCGCTTTATTAGCACAATTTTAAATCTATCCTTGGATTTGCATAATATTACATTATCTACTGTAACAGCTATTTCTGCATTCATAATTTATTTTTTAGGTGGTAATGTTTTTGGAATCACAATATCGGTTCCAAATTTCTTATTGAACTTTTCAATAAAATATGCCGAAAGTAATGGAGAAGCTTCTTCAAGATTTTGATGTACATAAAAGTACAGTTCTTTTAATCCTTGCTCGTGCCACTCTCCTATTCGTTCCAGCCAATCATCTAATCTTTGATAATCTGAAGGGTGATTTGCGCCATTGTATCGAATAAATGCAGTGTCATTTGTTAATCGCATATGCAACAAATCTCTTCTACCGGCAGAATCTACAATAATGCTCGATATATTATACTTTACTAATAATGCATTTAATTGGTCGGCTACTTCAGTATCGTTATGCCAATCGGTATGTCGAAGTTCTACAGCAAGCGGAATTTCTTTGGGCCAATGTTTAAAAAAAGGTTCTAGTCTCTCCATCCATTTCGGCATGAAATTATCTGGCATTTGCAGGAAGCAGCAACCCAATTTTTCTTTTAAAGGCATCATATTCGCAACAATATCATCCACTAAACGTTCCGTGTCATTTAGACGTTTAATATGACTAATGATTCGTGGAACTTTAGGCGAAAATTGAAAATCGTCTGTAGCTTTACCGTACCAGGTTTCAAACTGTGTATCGGGAAAGATTCTATAAAAAGAGGCGTTTAATTCTATGGCATTGAATTGCGTTGCATAAAAGGTAAGCTCGTCTTTCGTACCACGTGGATAAAAGTTTTTTAGATCCTGACGATTCCATTTAGCACATCCAATTCTAACATTCTCAAATTTTGAGCTCTCCTGCTTATTTAAAATTTCTTTTGTTTGAGGATGATCTTTGGGAAGCGTAAAATCTACACTTCCCGGATCATCAACTTTTCCAAATTTCATGGATTATTCTTTAAATTAATATTTGTTGAAATACACTGTTTTTCTATTCACGAATTCCTGAATTCCGTGAGAAGAAAGTTCTCTACCGTATCCTGAAATTTTAGTACCTCCAAAAGGCAGTCTGGGATCGCTTTTTACAAGCTCATTTACAAAGACTGCTCCGTCTTCAAATTCAGAAATAATTCCTTCAGCAAAATCAAAATCTTCTGTAAAAATGGAAACTCCCAATCCAAAATCTGAATAATTAACCAAGTCTATAGCTTCCTGATTCTCCTTAAAAGTTGTTACCGAAATGGCTGGTCCAAAAGTTTCTTCATCAAAAACTCGCATTCCCTTTGTAACATTAGTTAAAATGGTAGGTTCGTAATAGGCTTTATTGCGTTTACCGCCTAAAACGATCTTTGCTCCTTTTTCTACAGAATCTTTTACCTGCGCTTCTAAATCTTCAGCAAGATCTTCACGGGCTAGCGTACCAATATAAGTATCTTCGTCCATAGGATCTCCGCTTTTAAGGTCTTTCACCTGTTTTACGAATTCTTCCATAAATTGATCTTCGATACTCTCATGTAATAACAAACGCTTACCGGCGATACAACTTTGCCCAGTGTTTTGGTATCTTGCCTGTACACAGGTTTCTACCGTTTTTTGAATATTTGCATCTTTAAAAACTACCAGCGCATTACTACCGCCAAGTTCTAAAACTGATTTTTTAATTTTGCTACCTGCTGTGGAAGCTACGGCGCTACCTGCTGGTTTACTTCCGGTAAGTGTAACCGCTTTAACGCGATCGTCCTTTAAAATATCATCTATTTTGCTACTAGAAATCACTAAATTTTGAAAGCAATCTTTTGGAAAACCAGCATTTTCAAAAACTTTTTGAATATTATTCGCAGATCGCATCACATTGCTGGCGTGCTTTAATAGCCCTATATTTCCTGCCATTAACGCAGGCACAGCATATCTAAAGGCTTGCCAAAAAGGATAATTCCACGGCATGATCGCTAAAACAACGCCTATCGGCTCGTAACTTACATAACTTTTTTGAGCATCGGTTTCAATCGTTTCATTAGCAAGGTGATCTTTGGCATTTTCAGCATAATATTCACAAACCCAGGCACACTTTTCAATTTCTGCCATAGCCTGAGAAATTGGTTTACCCATTTCTGTCGTAATATCTTCGGCATAGGCTCTTTGATTCTCACGCAGTTCTTTCGCTGCATTCAGCATTAAATCACGTTTTTCATCATAACTTACCTTGCGCCATGTTTTAAAACGATTATCAGCTCTTTCGATCGCTGCATTTACTTCTTCTTTTGTATATTCTTTAAATTCCTCTACAACTTCTCCTGTATACGGATTTTTTGAAGTGATCATAAAACAATTTTTTTTAATGGTTTTTCTTAAAGATAACAAGAAGAAAACAGCACTACCGAACGATTAAGATCATTTTAACTCATTTTGTGCAGACTATGTTCTGCTAGTTGGCGAAGTTTCAGCAACTCTATTTGAATACTGTAAAAAAGTTGTTTTGTTTATAACCGGTTTACAAGTAATTTTTTGGTGTGGTTTATGCGCTTTAATAATTAGTATATTAGATAAAACGCCTTTATTATGAATCCGCGTGATTACCAATTAACCCAACTAAGGCCAGAAATTCCTTCCGCAAAAGTTTCAGAAAATATGAGTGCTGAAGAGAAATTTCAAAACGGGACTCTTCGGCCTATTGTTAAACTTCAAAATGATTTACTGGTAGAAGCTTTTAGAAATTATATTAGAAAGCATAAAAATGCATTTTATGAGCTAGGCATTGATAAGCGAATGATGTATGTTGAAAATGCATTACAGCGAGATATAAAATTCCGAAATAGCTTAAAAGGTATGATTATAGGACAATTTACAATTGAAGAATACCGAAATTATATCGAAAATTCTTCTGCTTTAAATAAGCGAATGATGAATTTGGTTAAGCAAAGATTGCAGGATAATATTCAGCTTTTAGAACGCGATATGGCGTACTAAAAGTCCGATTATAATTGTTATCGAAAAACTCATAAGTGTCCCGATAAGCACGTATTCTGTTTGTTTACGTGCACTTGCTTCATTTTTATCTGCAAATCGAAGTATAGACTTCGCAGCTATAAGAAAACCGATGGCTGAAAAGTTATCGGTTAAGATTAAAGTTAGCACTAAAATACGTTCAAAAATACCAATATAGCGTCCTGCAGCTTTTAAGCTTAAAGATTCCTTCGTGTTCTTAAGAATCTCATCATGCCATTTTTCTGTCGCTTTGCCAATTATAAAACCTACCGGAAAAATGACCAATAGATATGCGATTATTATAGCTAAAAACATATAAGAATCTAACAGTGCTATCAAATTAGGCACTATAATATTAAAGCCTGAAATTAAATACAGATAAGCGATCGTTATGATTATGATGTGGAATAATTGATCGAGTAAAAAATAGGTGAGATTATCCTTCTTTTGATTCAATTTCCATAAGTCTATTAAAAAATGAGTAAGACTAATAAAAATAGGAATAAGAATTTGATCCCAATCTCTCAATATTAGATAAGAAAAGAAACCAGCTAAAAAAGCATGAATATAAAGAAATACAGACTTCGATTTTTTCTTCTGCTTTTGCTTAACCCATTTTGATGTTTGGAAAACAAAATCGGTAAGAATATGCGCTAAAAGAAGTTGTAAAAAAATCATTAGTTTTCTTTAAATGTTGCTGAAATTTTCTCTTCGTAACGTTTCAATAAAGCTGAAATTGGATCCCAAGCTGCAATCTTTTTACGTTGATTAATAGCACTTTGACTTATACCAACTATCTTTGCGATTTCCTTTTCTTTATATCCCTGAAGTAAATAATAAATAACTTCAGCTGAAGCAGTACTCCATCGGTCTGCAATAAAATCGAATAAAGCTAAACTCGTATAAAACTCCCTATTTAAATCGATATTAGGAGTTTTCAGCATTAATTTTCTGCCATTAGATTTCATATCGTCCAGCGTTCTCCCAGAGAGTTGAAATGCTTCTCCGTTACTTTCAGAAATTTCATCACGTTTTAAATCATAACCACCAATCCCTATAGCGATTCTCAGATCTGCTTTGATAGCTGAAGAATCTTTACTTTCTAATTTATTTAATGCTGTTTTCAAAAATAAAGAAAATAATAAGGCATTTTCTGGATTAGTGATGATTCCCTGAAAGCTGTCACCTCTATAAATTTTGAAATTACTTTTTTCTTCGGAAAAATTTTCAGCAAAATTGTCAAATTCTTTCTGCAAGGTTTCTAACACCAATTCCAGAAATTCTGGTGGGTAAGAAGAAGAATCTATCAAATCTGCGGTAATAACTGCTATCATAGTCTCAAATATATAAAATATAAGCCAAATAACTAATATTATGTATTTATAAGCTTTAAGACTTATAATATATATTTATAAGCTTTTAGGCTTATTTATTACTAAGTTGAAATTATATGGATACTAAACTTTTATTAATTCTTAGACTAGCCAAAAACAGATAAGTATTTTTAGAACAACTAAAAAAATGACAATGAAAACTAATAAAAAAGAACTGTATTACAATTGCATTGATATGATTAATGCTAAGATCGAACAACATCAAAATCGCATGGACGAAATCAAACAGTCTATGGAAAATAATGATATTAAAACCGATTATGATGAAGATAATAAAGGCCAAATGCTTGGAGACTTTGAAAAGTATGCCGGTTATCTAAGCGAAGCCCAAGAACAAAAAGAAGAGCTAAGTAAAATAGACCCAGAGCATAAAAATAATGTGATAGGATTGGGTAGCGTAGTTGAAACCGATAGAAATTATTATTTTATTTCTATTCCATTAGGCGAAATAAGCATGGAAGACGGAAGCCAGATCTTTGCGATCTCTACAAAAGCTCCCATTTATAAAGAATTAGAGGGAAAACAACCCGGAGATAAGTTTACTATTAATGATGAAGAACACGAGATAAAAGGAATTGAATAATCCTTATTCTGGATATTCTATACGTAAATGATAGATATTCTTAAGTTTACGCTTCAGAATTTTCTTAATCATTTGAATCTCTTTAAATGTAATATTTGCATTTAAGAATTGTCCATCTTCCATTTGCTTATTGATAATTTTTTCAACAAAACTATCTATAAGTATGGAAGTTGGTTCTTTTAAACTTTTACTAGCTGCTTCAACACTATCACACATCATTAAAATAGCAGTCTCCTTGCTAAACGGAATAGGACCTGGATATCTAAAATCATTAGCATCTACTTCACCATCAGCCTCTTTAGCTTTCATATAAAAATAATATACCGTACTCGTCCCATGGTGTGTACGAATAAAATCGATTACTCGATCTGGTAAATTATTTTTTCTGGCAGTCTCGATCCCTAAAATAACATGATCGATAATGATTTTCGCACTTTCCTTTGGTGCAAGATCATCATGAGAATTCACTGAAGAAATCTGATTTTCGGTATAATATGTAGGATTTTCCATTTTCCCGATATCATGATATAACGCTCCTACCCTAACCAGCATCGCATTAGCATTAATCTCGTTAGCTGCAGCTTCAGCCAGATTTGCAACATTTAAGGAATGGTGAAACGTACCAGGTGCTTTTTCTGAAAGTTCTTTTAGTAATACACTATTTGTATCAGATAATTCCAGCAATGACATATCTGAAACCATTCCGAAGATTTTCTCATAAATATAGATTAGAGGCTGTACAAACAATGTCGCTAAACCTCCTAATAGGAAGGTGAGAAAAACTTCAGCTTTTATATCTTCTATAGTTCCTTCCTGAATAATCGTGAATGCGAAATAAGAGACAATATATACCAGTGTAATTTGACCAACAGATATAAAAAGATTCGCTCTCTTGTATAATTCTGATATCGTCAAAATCGTTACAATTCCCGCAATTATCTGCAAAAACATGTATTCGTAGCTATTCGGAACAATAAATCCTAAAAGCAACACCGTAATTACGTGCGTAAACATTCCCAGGCGCGCATCAAAAAATGCTTTTAAGCTTAAAGGAAGAATACAAAGCGGTACAACATACACATAATTAACATC is from Zunongwangia endophytica and encodes:
- a CDS encoding DUF3307 domain-containing protein, translating into MIFLQLLLAHILTDFVFQTSKWVKQKQKKKSKSVFLYIHAFLAGFFSYLILRDWDQILIPIFISLTHFLIDLWKLNQKKDNLTYFLLDQLFHIIIITIAYLYLISGFNIIVPNLIALLDSYMFLAIIIAYLLVIFPVGFIIGKATEKWHDEILKNTKESLSLKAAGRYIGIFERILVLTLILTDNFSAIGFLIAAKSILRFADKNEASARKQTEYVLIGTLMSFSITIIIGLLVRHIAF
- a CDS encoding NUDIX hydrolase produces the protein MNAEIAVTVDNVILCKSKDRFKIVLIKRKNDPFKGEWALPGGFVEENEDLPDAAKRELKEETGLVVKNNEQIGTFGKPNRDPRGRMISIVYLSLIDSEENLKGDSDAADAKWFSIDDLPKLAFDHDEIIKTAYDYL
- a CDS encoding glyoxalase, which gives rise to MNPRDYQLTQLRPEIPSAKVSENMSAEEKFQNGTLRPIVKLQNDLLVEAFRNYIRKHKNAFYELGIDKRMMYVENALQRDIKFRNSLKGMIIGQFTIEEYRNYIENSSALNKRMMNLVKQRLQDNIQLLERDMAY
- a CDS encoding DUF72 domain-containing protein — encoded protein: MKFGKVDDPGSVDFTLPKDHPQTKEILNKQESSKFENVRIGCAKWNRQDLKNFYPRGTKDELTFYATQFNAIELNASFYRIFPDTQFETWYGKATDDFQFSPKVPRIISHIKRLNDTERLVDDIVANMMPLKEKLGCCFLQMPDNFMPKWMERLEPFFKHWPKEIPLAVELRHTDWHNDTEVADQLNALLVKYNISSIIVDSAGRRDLLHMRLTNDTAFIRYNGANHPSDYQRLDDWLERIGEWHEQGLKELYFYVHQNLEEASPLLSAYFIEKFNKKFGTDIVIPKTLPPKK
- a CDS encoding transcription elongation factor, translated to MKTNKKELYYNCIDMINAKIEQHQNRMDEIKQSMENNDIKTDYDEDNKGQMLGDFEKYAGYLSEAQEQKEELSKIDPEHKNNVIGLGSVVETDRNYYFISIPLGEISMEDGSQIFAISTKAPIYKELEGKQPGDKFTINDEEHEIKGIE
- a CDS encoding HD family phosphohydrolase is translated as MVDFVNKLYKNQALFYKVFLFILTAVLIVYLLPKGGKFKYEIPKGKPWQHESLYAPFDFAILKSEEELKLEREAISANNIPYYEYDQQIADNVKNKALEEINEVFGDSILTSNRNLITNFVTSRLDDIYRYGLAQENERMDPGDLIYLRKGNEAFEIPYQNVFKQREIRDYINQKIYDANLDRFSNDLLEVFFNSISPNMFYDNEFTERVLQSKLDNISYTRGNIEQGSRVIAKGEVVEGNKYDILRSLKAEYESQVWSKSNYNWIIVGYSALVAMALLMLLLFIQKYRREIFENNVKVTFIFFNIIFMVMLTTLVVNFDVNYVYVVPLCILPLSLKAFFDARLGMFTHVITVLLLGFIVPNSYEYMFLQIIAGIVTILTISELYKRANLFISVGQITLVYIVSYFAFTIIQEGTIEDIKAEVFLTFLLGGLATLFVQPLIYIYEKIFGMVSDMSLLELSDTNSVLLKELSEKAPGTFHHSLNVANLAEAAANEINANAMLVRVGALYHDIGKMENPTYYTENQISSVNSHDDLAPKESAKIIIDHVILGIETARKNNLPDRVIDFIRTHHGTSTVYYFYMKAKEADGEVDANDFRYPGPIPFSKETAILMMCDSVEAASKSLKEPTSILIDSFVEKIINKQMEDGQFLNANITFKEIQMIKKILKRKLKNIYHLRIEYPE
- a CDS encoding SatD family protein; its protein translation is MIAVITADLIDSSSYPPEFLELVLETLQKEFDNFAENFSEEKSNFKIYRGDSFQGIITNPENALLFSLFLKTALNKLESKDSSAIKADLRIAIGIGGYDLKRDEISESNGEAFQLSGRTLDDMKSNGRKLMLKTPNIDLNREFYTSLALFDFIADRWSTASAEVIYYLLQGYKEKEIAKIVGISQSAINQRKKIAAWDPISALLKRYEEKISATFKEN
- a CDS encoding NAD-dependent succinate-semialdehyde dehydrogenase, with the translated sequence MITSKNPYTGEVVEEFKEYTKEEVNAAIERADNRFKTWRKVSYDEKRDLMLNAAKELRENQRAYAEDITTEMGKPISQAMAEIEKCAWVCEYYAENAKDHLANETIETDAQKSYVSYEPIGVVLAIMPWNYPFWQAFRYAVPALMAGNIGLLKHASNVMRSANNIQKVFENAGFPKDCFQNLVISSSKIDDILKDDRVKAVTLTGSKPAGSAVASTAGSKIKKSVLELGGSNALVVFKDANIQKTVETCVQARYQNTGQSCIAGKRLLLHESIEDQFMEEFVKQVKDLKSGDPMDEDTYIGTLAREDLAEDLEAQVKDSVEKGAKIVLGGKRNKAYYEPTILTNVTKGMRVFDEETFGPAISVTTFKENQEAIDLVNYSDFGLGVSIFTEDFDFAEGIISEFEDGAVFVNELVKSDPRLPFGGTKISGYGRELSSHGIQEFVNRKTVYFNKY